A region of Dermabacter vaginalis DNA encodes the following proteins:
- a CDS encoding monovalent cation/H+ antiporter complex subunit F encodes MFDTILLGAAIALGLISIPIVYRMIVGPTIIDRAVALDMLVVQVVMGLALYSAWTGTSFAVIPALALTATAFIGTLSLARFVARADVPERKEGVE; translated from the coding sequence ATGTTTGACACCATCCTTCTGGGCGCCGCGATCGCGCTCGGTCTCATCTCGATCCCGATCGTGTACCGCATGATCGTAGGCCCCACCATTATTGACCGTGCCGTGGCGCTCGACATGCTCGTTGTCCAAGTGGTCATGGGGCTCGCGCTCTATTCGGCCTGGACCGGCACAAGCTTCGCGGTCATCCCCGCCCTCGCCCTCACAGCGACCGCGTTCATCGGCACCCTTTCGCTCGCGAGATTCGTCGCTCGCGCCGACGTTCCCGAACGAAAGGAGGGCGTTGAGTGA
- the mnhG gene encoding monovalent cation/H(+) antiporter subunit G produces the protein MSIAEILGSILIVIGVLIAAIAMVGLVRFNDVLSRMHAASKPQTLGLVLVLAGAAIASKSLALAGMLALVLVAQFLTMTASSAMLGRAAFRRGFLLGSDYAFDELTPRLSIGGEGDDDDDGFIDPEADAHPDRETEDALPTNVLTHTMGLELAELKEHFDEGDLDESAEGTKDTFARERESGGH, from the coding sequence GTGAGCATCGCTGAAATTCTCGGCTCGATCCTCATCGTGATCGGCGTGCTCATTGCGGCGATCGCCATGGTGGGTCTCGTGCGGTTCAACGACGTTCTTTCGCGCATGCACGCCGCGTCGAAGCCGCAAACGCTCGGCCTCGTTCTCGTGCTTGCGGGAGCGGCGATCGCCTCTAAGTCGCTTGCGCTCGCGGGCATGCTTGCGCTCGTTCTCGTCGCACAATTCCTCACGATGACCGCCTCGAGCGCAATGCTCGGGCGTGCCGCGTTCCGCCGCGGCTTCCTCCTGGGGAGCGATTACGCGTTCGACGAGCTCACGCCGCGACTCTCCATCGGTGGTGAGGGAGATGACGACGACGATGGCTTTATCGATCCGGAAGCAGACGCTCACCCCGATAGGGAAACCGAGGATGCGCTCCCCACAAACGTTCTCACGCACACGATGGGTCTCGAGCTTGCGGAACTCAAAGAACACTTCGACGAGGGCGACCTCGACGAGAGTGCGGAGGGCACCAAGGACACGTTCGCGCGCGAGCGGGAGTCCGGCGGGCACTAG
- a CDS encoding biotin transporter BioY, translating to MTTASVAGTRPVLADSLVKHRTLLTDLSLIVAGVVVVGLLAQVTIPLPYVPITGQTLGVILVGAALGSKRGAASLATYLVAGLAGAPIFADFGGGPGMVLEPSFGFIIGFIPSAFVAGWMAERAWDRKFALALLGFIAASALPFVVGVPYMAWVLNSVMGLGLDFAGVMNAGLIPFIPGGIVKAAIAAGLIPLAWKGVRALEK from the coding sequence ATGACCACCGCTTCCGTTGCCGGCACTCGCCCCGTGCTTGCCGATTCGCTCGTCAAACACCGCACGCTGCTCACCGATCTCTCGCTCATCGTCGCGGGCGTTGTGGTCGTTGGTCTGCTCGCGCAGGTCACGATTCCGCTTCCGTATGTGCCGATCACGGGCCAGACCCTCGGCGTGATTCTCGTGGGCGCGGCACTCGGCTCGAAGCGCGGCGCGGCTTCACTCGCCACCTACCTCGTGGCGGGTCTTGCGGGCGCCCCGATTTTCGCGGACTTTGGCGGCGGCCCGGGCATGGTTCTCGAGCCGAGCTTCGGCTTCATCATCGGCTTTATCCCCTCGGCCTTTGTGGCGGGCTGGATGGCGGAGCGCGCGTGGGATCGCAAGTTCGCTCTCGCGCTTCTCGGTTTTATTGCCGCGAGCGCGTTGCCGTTCGTCGTGGGCGTGCCGTACATGGCGTGGGTGCTCAACTCGGTCATGGGCCTCGGCCTCGACTTCGCGGGCGTCATGAACGCGGGTCTCATCCCGTTCATTCCGGGTGGGATCGTGAAGGCCGCGATCGCCGCTGGGCTGATTCCTCTTGCCTGGAAGGGCGTGCGGGCACTCGAGAAGTAG
- the hrpB gene encoding ATP-dependent helicase HrpB, producing the protein MRSRAQSDGSSAAFDLEAIGANLAFASVAADLAEAIASPGASAVVQAPPGSGKTTLVPPIVANALAGEQDAGRVIVTQPRRVAARAGASRLRALASQTTPALADRVAYSVRGDSTLTRDSLVEFVTPGVLVRRLLSDPELADVSAIVLDEVHERSLESDLALAFALDVRDLRGDLRILALSATLDAERFAGLMGEGVPGPVPVIDSPTALFPVATRREPFASRMNERGVSREFLEHTARVAVEALEEPGELADSDVLVFLPGAWEVENAASAARDLLARRGARVNVCELHGRIDAREQDRIVRGRGAGEPRRIIFSTNLAESSLTVPGVRIVVDSGLSREVRRDAARKMSGLVTVTASRASMTQRAGRAGRLGPGLAIRLFDDLAYAGARDFTIPEIASADLTDTALLMAAWGTPGGSGLRLPDAPPADALADAHASLVALGALDAEGALTPLGRTLASIPADPRLARALLTSTRVVGSDAASRTVAALSLEAPLPLGGEFVEGPRIQRERLAREADRFARIVRRHARDSRLEASGELEALEAPNDPAHAAGIVVGLAYPERLARRIEPGIYETAGGTRAGTSDEGLGEWIAIAELQRSNAKAARGTGAIIRSAAPLTEEEALACAGPLVRERTEIHFGEHGAKARRVKVLGSIVFSSTPTKAEGAGAREAVLAGIRRAGLGMFTWSASAANLRSRLALLHRELGEPWPDVSDNALLARLEELAGPELDALAGIGRKHPIAPSAIDMRPILERALPWPEAARLEELAPERIQVPSDSKIRLDYPSAEQIAHADESGADEAPVRLKVKLQEMFGLEETPRIVEGRVSVLIELLSPGGKPLAITKDLRSFWAGPYAEVRKEMRGRYPKHPWPEDPMAFEATAKTNRALRRGPH; encoded by the coding sequence GTGAGGAGCAGAGCACAGTCCGACGGTTCATCAGCCGCCTTCGATCTTGAGGCAATCGGCGCGAATCTCGCCTTCGCGAGTGTCGCTGCCGACCTCGCCGAGGCGATCGCGTCGCCCGGTGCGAGCGCGGTCGTCCAGGCGCCTCCGGGATCGGGCAAGACGACGCTCGTGCCGCCCATCGTTGCGAACGCTCTCGCGGGTGAGCAAGACGCAGGTCGCGTGATCGTCACGCAGCCGCGGCGCGTCGCCGCGCGTGCCGGCGCATCCAGGCTTCGCGCCCTCGCCTCACAGACCACCCCGGCGCTCGCCGACCGCGTCGCCTATTCGGTGCGCGGTGACTCTACGCTCACGCGCGACTCCCTCGTGGAGTTTGTGACGCCCGGTGTTCTTGTGCGCCGTCTTCTCTCGGATCCCGAGCTGGCGGATGTGTCGGCGATTGTGCTCGACGAGGTGCATGAGCGCTCCCTTGAGTCAGATCTCGCGCTTGCCTTCGCGCTCGACGTGCGCGACCTGCGCGGAGATCTGAGGATTCTCGCGCTTTCGGCGACCCTCGATGCCGAGCGCTTCGCGGGTCTCATGGGGGAGGGGGTGCCAGGACCGGTGCCGGTGATCGACTCACCAACGGCGCTATTTCCCGTCGCGACGCGCCGAGAGCCCTTCGCCTCGCGCATGAACGAGCGCGGGGTCTCAAGGGAGTTCCTCGAGCACACCGCGCGGGTGGCGGTTGAGGCACTTGAGGAGCCGGGCGAGCTCGCGGATAGCGACGTTCTCGTGTTCCTGCCGGGGGCGTGGGAGGTTGAAAACGCGGCATCGGCGGCGCGGGATCTGCTCGCGCGTCGTGGCGCGCGGGTCAACGTCTGCGAGCTTCACGGCCGCATCGATGCGCGTGAACAGGATCGGATCGTGCGGGGCCGCGGAGCCGGCGAGCCGCGCAGGATCATCTTCTCCACGAACCTCGCCGAGTCGTCGCTCACCGTGCCAGGTGTGCGCATCGTCGTGGATTCGGGGCTGAGCCGCGAGGTGCGCCGCGATGCCGCGCGAAAGATGAGCGGTCTCGTGACTGTGACGGCCTCGCGTGCGAGCATGACCCAGCGCGCCGGTCGTGCCGGTCGCCTCGGGCCAGGCCTCGCCATCCGCCTTTTCGATGACCTCGCCTACGCGGGAGCGCGCGACTTCACCATCCCCGAGATCGCGAGCGCCGACCTCACGGACACGGCACTTCTCATGGCCGCGTGGGGAACGCCCGGCGGCTCGGGTCTTCGCCTTCCCGATGCGCCACCGGCCGACGCCCTCGCAGATGCGCATGCGAGCCTCGTCGCGCTTGGCGCCCTCGACGCCGAGGGCGCTCTTACCCCACTTGGCCGCACGCTCGCCTCGATCCCCGCCGACCCGCGCCTTGCCCGAGCGCTGCTCACCTCCACACGGGTCGTGGGTTCCGACGCCGCCTCGCGCACTGTCGCGGCTCTCTCCCTTGAGGCGCCCCTCCCGCTCGGTGGTGAGTTTGTTGAGGGCCCGCGCATTCAGCGTGAGCGTCTTGCGCGAGAAGCCGATCGCTTCGCGCGCATTGTTCGCCGCCACGCACGCGATTCGCGCCTCGAAGCGAGTGGCGAACTGGAGGCGCTCGAAGCCCCGAACGATCCGGCGCACGCCGCCGGAATCGTCGTGGGCCTCGCCTACCCGGAGCGCCTCGCACGGCGCATTGAACCGGGAATCTACGAAACCGCGGGCGGGACCCGCGCCGGCACGAGCGATGAGGGCCTCGGCGAATGGATCGCGATTGCCGAGCTGCAACGCTCGAACGCGAAGGCTGCCCGTGGCACGGGCGCGATCATCCGCTCTGCGGCTCCCCTCACCGAAGAGGAGGCCCTCGCGTGCGCGGGACCGCTCGTGCGCGAGAGAACCGAGATCCACTTTGGCGAACACGGTGCGAAAGCACGCCGCGTGAAAGTGCTCGGCAGCATCGTTTTTTCCTCAACCCCCACGAAAGCCGAGGGGGCAGGTGCGCGAGAGGCTGTTCTCGCGGGCATTCGACGCGCCGGACTCGGCATGTTCACGTGGAGCGCGAGCGCCGCAAACCTGCGCTCCCGCCTCGCGCTCCTTCACCGCGAACTCGGCGAACCGTGGCCCGACGTGAGCGACAACGCTCTCCTTGCCCGCCTCGAGGAACTCGCGGGCCCCGAGCTCGACGCGCTCGCGGGAATCGGTCGAAAGCACCCCATCGCCCCCTCCGCAATCGATATGCGCCCCATCCTCGAGCGCGCCCTCCCATGGCCCGAAGCCGCGCGACTCGAAGAACTCGCGCCCGAGAGAATCCAGGTGCCGTCGGACTCCAAAATTCGCCTTGACTACCCGAGCGCCGAGCAGATTGCGCACGCCGATGAGAGCGGCGCGGATGAGGCGCCCGTGAGGCTCAAGGTCAAGCTCCAGGAAATGTTCGGGCTCGAAGAGACACCGCGCATCGTCGAGGGCAGGGTGAGCGTGCTCATCGAGCTGCTCTCGCCCGGTGGGAAACCCCTCGCGATCACGAAGGACTTGCGCTCATTTTGGGCGGGGCCGTACGCCGAGGTGCGCAAAGAAATGCGCGGCCGCTACCCGAAACACCCCTGGCCCGAGGACCCGATGGCGTTCGAAGCGACCGCGAAAACGAACCGCGCACTCAGGCGCGGCCCGCACTAG
- a CDS encoding Na+/H+ antiporter subunit E, giving the protein MTRLLNRVRVLPTHALGIVGGALAWCLLWGEFSVLSILGGLLLGASIYVMFPAPPLSREVTLRPVSALVFFAHFAKDLVAGSIQVARFALRPSGSPGSSVLAVQLRSRSDLFLSFTGILATLIPGSVVVEAQRATGTLFFHAIGVTTKEQIKAQHDSILRQEERLLRAFASREILNSAGYSVRGGEADV; this is encoded by the coding sequence ATGACACGCCTCCTCAACCGCGTCCGCGTACTGCCCACGCATGCCCTTGGCATCGTGGGGGGCGCCCTCGCATGGTGCCTCCTGTGGGGAGAATTTAGCGTTCTCAGTATTCTCGGCGGGCTCCTCCTTGGCGCGTCGATCTACGTGATGTTCCCCGCGCCCCCGCTGAGCCGCGAAGTCACGCTACGACCCGTGAGCGCGCTCGTCTTTTTCGCGCACTTCGCGAAGGATCTGGTGGCGGGCAGTATTCAGGTCGCACGCTTTGCCCTGAGGCCTTCCGGAAGCCCCGGCTCGAGCGTGCTCGCCGTGCAATTGCGCTCGCGAAGCGATCTGTTTCTCTCGTTCACGGGCATCCTTGCCACTCTGATTCCCGGCTCGGTCGTGGTGGAGGCGCAGCGTGCCACGGGGACCCTGTTCTTCCACGCGATCGGCGTGACCACAAAGGAACAGATTAAGGCGCAGCATGACAGCATCCTGCGCCAGGAGGAGCGCCTTTTGCGCGCGTTTGCCTCACGCGAGATTCTCAACAGTGCCGGATACAGCGTGAGAGGGGGCGAGGCTGATGTTTGA
- a CDS encoding formate--tetrahydrofolate ligase produces the protein MASENPDLKIAQAHTLKPITEIAEAAGIPNDALIPYGWTKAKVDMKKIDQSSDKPKAKLVLVSALSPTPAGEGKSTTTVGLSDAFSLKGKKTVVALREPSLGPVMGVKGGATGGGYAQVVPMEDINLHFTGDFHAIQIANNTLAALIDNSIQQGNPLNIDPRRIQWKRVLDVNDRELRSIVVGLGGPAQGMPREDGFDIVVASEIMAILCLATDLKDLQERISRIVVGYTFDRKPVTVADLKVEGAITMLLKDALNPNLVQTLGGTPALVHGGPFANIAHGCNSIIATNLARELGEIAVTEAGFGSDLGGEKFLDIKSRFGGFSPDAVVLVATVRALKMHGGVKKDELETENVDAALEGTANLRKHLENIRKFGLEPVIALNRFPSDTETELKAVLDWAKENGYKAALSEVWAKGGEGALDLADQVLAAIEEAGDFHHLYEPEDGVENAIETIAKEVYGASEVQYVDGAPAALRRLKKNGWDKLPVCMAKTQYSFSDDPSKLGAPEGHVLHVRDLIPRLGAGFVVALTGSVMTMPGLPKEPAALRMGVDEDGNAIGLF, from the coding sequence ATGGCATCCGAAAACCCTGATCTCAAGATCGCCCAGGCCCACACCCTCAAGCCGATCACCGAGATCGCCGAGGCCGCCGGTATCCCGAACGACGCCCTCATCCCCTACGGCTGGACCAAGGCAAAGGTCGACATGAAGAAGATCGACCAGAGCAGCGACAAGCCGAAGGCGAAGCTCGTGCTCGTTTCGGCGCTCTCGCCGACCCCCGCGGGCGAAGGTAAGTCGACGACGACCGTCGGCCTTTCCGACGCCTTCTCCCTCAAGGGCAAGAAGACCGTCGTCGCACTCCGCGAACCCTCGCTCGGCCCGGTCATGGGCGTCAAGGGCGGCGCAACCGGTGGTGGCTACGCCCAGGTCGTCCCCATGGAAGACATCAACCTCCACTTCACGGGCGACTTCCACGCGATCCAGATTGCGAACAACACCCTCGCCGCCCTCATCGACAACTCGATCCAGCAGGGCAACCCCCTCAACATTGACCCGCGCCGTATTCAGTGGAAGCGCGTCCTCGACGTCAACGACCGCGAGCTCCGCTCGATCGTCGTCGGCCTCGGCGGCCCCGCCCAGGGCATGCCCCGCGAAGACGGCTTCGACATCGTCGTGGCCTCCGAGATCATGGCGATCCTCTGCCTCGCGACGGACCTCAAGGATCTGCAGGAGCGCATCTCGCGCATCGTCGTGGGCTACACGTTCGATCGCAAACCCGTGACCGTCGCCGACCTCAAGGTCGAAGGCGCCATCACGATGCTTCTCAAGGATGCCCTCAACCCGAACCTCGTGCAGACCCTCGGCGGCACCCCCGCCCTCGTGCACGGCGGCCCGTTCGCCAACATCGCGCACGGCTGCAACTCGATCATCGCGACCAACCTCGCCCGCGAGCTCGGTGAAATCGCCGTGACCGAGGCCGGCTTCGGCTCGGACCTCGGCGGCGAAAAGTTCCTCGACATCAAGTCGCGTTTCGGCGGCTTCTCGCCCGACGCGGTCGTGCTTGTCGCGACCGTGCGCGCCCTCAAGATGCACGGCGGCGTGAAGAAGGACGAGCTCGAAACGGAGAACGTCGACGCGGCCCTCGAAGGCACCGCGAACCTCCGCAAGCACCTCGAGAACATTCGCAAGTTCGGTCTCGAGCCCGTCATCGCCCTTAACCGCTTCCCGTCGGACACCGAGACCGAGCTCAAGGCCGTTCTCGACTGGGCGAAGGAGAACGGCTACAAGGCTGCACTCTCCGAGGTGTGGGCAAAGGGCGGCGAGGGTGCACTCGACCTCGCCGACCAGGTGCTCGCCGCCATCGAGGAAGCCGGCGACTTCCACCACCTCTACGAGCCTGAGGACGGCGTTGAGAACGCCATCGAGACCATCGCCAAGGAGGTCTACGGCGCATCGGAGGTCCAGTACGTCGACGGTGCTCCCGCAGCCCTTCGCCGCCTCAAGAAGAACGGCTGGGACAAGCTCCCCGTGTGCATGGCGAAGACCCAGTACTCGTTCAGTGACGACCCCTCGAAGCTCGGCGCACCCGAGGGCCACGTGCTCCACGTTCGCGACCTCATCCCCCGCCTCGGCGCCGGGTTCGTGGTCGCGCTCACCGGTTCGGTCATGACCATGCCGGGTCTGCCGAAGGAGCCCGCGGCACTGCGCATGGGCGTCGATGAGGACGGCAACGCGATCGGCCTCTTCTAA
- a CDS encoding winged helix DNA-binding domain-containing protein, protein MPPRSFAPSTRTERARLIYARLSAQGLALPRHRNAGNLVHAMGAMQGQDLPGLLSSIALRLDAEKVGEAPDQDQVPTVAPQASAPEAFPSDARMREVLRAFDAGEIVRGYPMRGTVFAMAARDARWMTELCAKKGEWEARRRRSRNLSDAQVEHALNLALEFLAGKVRGVTRADLLEAWKSGGIETDGGRGYHLITYFMASGHLIYGPIDGAEQRIADAATWLPKGAGLEECFGGDKVAATAALLERYLASHGPATLRDFAWWTKLPLRQIRAAALQIGDGIEEWGSGAAGETLFCRAGLADEVSSAAARVRGTFLLPGFDELVLGYPDRLALMTEQEHALLVPGNNGVFRRGIVRGGRMVALWRTVKRKRGRALAVDAFGELSAAASRDIEKAFAAFPHHDQ, encoded by the coding sequence ATGCCGCCACGATCCTTCGCCCCCAGTACTCGCACCGAGCGCGCCCGCCTCATATATGCGCGCCTGAGTGCACAAGGACTCGCCCTGCCGAGGCACCGCAACGCCGGGAATCTCGTGCACGCGATGGGCGCGATGCAGGGGCAGGATCTGCCCGGCCTGCTCTCCTCGATCGCCCTTCGGCTCGATGCGGAAAAGGTCGGTGAAGCACCAGACCAGGATCAGGTTCCGACGGTGGCCCCGCAAGCGTCGGCCCCCGAAGCTTTCCCGAGCGACGCGCGCATGCGAGAAGTACTGCGCGCGTTTGACGCAGGCGAGATCGTGCGCGGCTACCCGATGCGAGGGACCGTTTTCGCCATGGCCGCCCGCGATGCGCGGTGGATGACCGAGCTGTGTGCGAAAAAGGGAGAATGGGAAGCAAGGCGCCGCCGCTCGCGCAATCTTTCCGACGCCCAGGTTGAGCACGCGCTGAATCTCGCCCTCGAATTCCTCGCGGGGAAAGTGCGAGGTGTGACGCGGGCGGACCTCCTCGAGGCGTGGAAAAGTGGCGGCATCGAGACGGACGGCGGTCGCGGCTACCACCTCATCACCTACTTCATGGCATCCGGCCACCTGATCTACGGGCCGATCGACGGCGCGGAACAGCGAATCGCCGACGCCGCGACGTGGCTCCCCAAGGGGGCTGGACTCGAGGAGTGTTTCGGGGGAGACAAAGTGGCGGCAACCGCGGCACTGCTCGAGCGCTACCTCGCAAGTCATGGGCCCGCAACGCTGCGCGATTTCGCGTGGTGGACGAAACTCCCGCTTCGCCAGATCCGCGCGGCTGCCCTCCAGATCGGCGACGGAATCGAGGAATGGGGCAGTGGCGCCGCAGGCGAGACGCTGTTCTGTCGCGCGGGGCTTGCCGATGAGGTCAGCTCTGCCGCCGCACGCGTTCGGGGTACCTTCCTGCTGCCCGGTTTCGACGAGCTCGTGCTCGGATACCCCGACCGCCTCGCCCTCATGACCGAACAAGAGCACGCGCTGCTCGTGCCCGGAAACAACGGGGTGTTCCGGCGGGGAATCGTGCGCGGTGGGCGCATGGTTGCCCTGTGGCGCACCGTCAAGCGCAAGAGGGGTCGGGCGCTCGCGGTCGATGCCTTTGGTGAACTCTCCGCTGCGGCCTCGCGCGACATTGAAAAAGCCTTCGCGGCATTTCCGCATCACGACCAGTAG